ATTTTTCAATGTGTTTTACTGAACCTTCCACATGTGCACAGTTCCGTTTCTTAACCAGGACACCGTAGATTTCAAGCATTTGGTCTCTATGAAGAAACCATCTGAAACAGCTCTAATTAAAGTGTTAAGAGAGGGAAAAGAGTGTGAGTTCAACGTCGGTCTAAAACCTGTAAGTCTTCCTTCACATTTTAACTAAACAGTTTTGTGACATCTACTATAGTTTAATTGGTGGTTCACATTTTTTAGATACTATCATGTGAACAAGGTTATGGATTATCTATTGTGCGCAGGTGAAACCGCTAGTTCCATTGCATAATTTTGACAAGATGCGAAGTTACTATATATACGGAGGGTTTCTTTTTGTACCTCTATCCCAACCATACATTGATGGCTCTTATATGTGCGAGTGTTCTTCCAAAAAGATGCCCAAGAAAGCCAGTGAACAGATAGTAATCATTTCTCAGGTTTGTCCTTTTTATGCATTCCTTTTCTAAGCAAAGTA
This genomic interval from Brassica oleracea var. oleracea cultivar TO1000 unplaced genomic scaffold, BOL UnpScaffold04156, whole genome shotgun sequence contains the following:
- the LOC106321950 gene encoding putative protease Do-like 3, mitochondrial, which encodes MCTVPFLNQDTVDFKHLVSMKKPSETALIKVLREGKECEFNVGLKPVKPLVPLHNFDKMRSYYIYGGFLFVPLSQPYIDGSYMCECSSKKMPKKASEQIVIISQILEDDINAGYASFEDLQVKKVNGIEVDNLKHLSQVIEECSTGYLRLDLENEKVLILNNKLARKANSTILKELKIPSAMSDDLQPRQVNRSRLVSPRHSKKNN